Proteins co-encoded in one Terriglobales bacterium genomic window:
- a CDS encoding HlyD family efflux transporter periplasmic adaptor subunit, with translation MKTKRRIIASAIVLVIAVFIGKGIVNAARSLSTPEAPIPTARVERGDVQIDVFTSGELRAPHSISLIAPSVNGTLQIVSMASTGAAVKPGDVVIQFDPSEQQYNFEQAESQLRQAEQDITKAKADAAVQAAQDQTDLLKARFDVRRAELEVGRNELVSSIDAEKNNLALEEAKRKLAQLEQDVKSRATSGQAGIRVLEEKRNAARLAMDVAKHNIENMTLKSTISGIVAAKENRDTLGGICCFPGMVLPEYRAGDLVQSGRVLADVLDIDQMEVQAKVSETDRSNIAPNESAEVQIDAHPGEVLPAKVKTVAGLAPHDFWGGNSQAKFPATFQLERNSPDLRPGISALVKVHGVRLSDVLYLPAQSLFDKDGKPVVYVKHGDDFQATAVKVKYRSESRIVIEGLQEGTEVSVINPTNKQKSGPRSSSMLASGAL, from the coding sequence ATGAAGACCAAGCGTCGCATCATCGCGTCCGCAATCGTGCTGGTGATTGCTGTATTTATCGGCAAAGGTATTGTTAATGCGGCGCGCAGTCTCTCGACACCAGAGGCGCCGATTCCGACCGCTCGCGTCGAACGCGGAGATGTTCAGATCGACGTCTTCACCTCTGGCGAGCTGCGAGCCCCGCACAGCATCTCTCTCATCGCGCCTTCCGTGAACGGAACACTTCAGATCGTCTCAATGGCGAGCACCGGAGCAGCGGTAAAGCCCGGCGACGTGGTTATCCAGTTCGATCCCAGCGAGCAGCAATACAACTTCGAGCAGGCCGAATCGCAGTTGCGGCAGGCGGAGCAGGACATTACGAAAGCCAAAGCTGATGCCGCTGTTCAGGCTGCACAGGATCAGACCGATCTGCTGAAGGCGCGCTTCGATGTGCGCCGCGCCGAGCTTGAGGTCGGTCGCAATGAGCTTGTGAGCTCCATTGACGCGGAGAAGAACAATCTTGCCCTCGAAGAAGCCAAGCGCAAGTTGGCGCAGCTCGAGCAGGACGTGAAGTCGCGCGCAACTTCGGGCCAAGCCGGTATTCGCGTGCTCGAAGAGAAGCGCAACGCCGCGCGTTTGGCGATGGACGTGGCGAAGCACAACATCGAGAACATGACTCTCAAATCGACGATCTCGGGCATCGTTGCTGCCAAAGAAAATCGCGACACCCTTGGAGGAATTTGCTGCTTCCCGGGAATGGTCTTGCCGGAGTATCGCGCCGGCGACCTGGTTCAGTCCGGGCGCGTTCTCGCCGATGTGCTCGACATCGATCAGATGGAAGTACAGGCCAAGGTGAGCGAGACCGACCGGTCGAATATCGCTCCCAACGAAAGCGCCGAAGTTCAGATCGACGCCCATCCGGGCGAAGTCTTGCCGGCCAAGGTGAAGACCGTTGCCGGCCTTGCTCCACACGACTTCTGGGGTGGTAACTCGCAAGCCAAGTTCCCGGCGACATTCCAGCTTGAACGCAATTCGCCTGATCTGCGTCCTGGCATCTCGGCGCTCGTAAAGGTACATGGGGTGCGTTTGAGCGACGTTCTGTATTTGCCTGCGCAATCGCTGTTCGACAAAGACGGAAAGCCCGTTGTCTATGTGAAACACGGAGACGATTTCCAGGCCACTGCGGTGAAAGTGAAGTACCGCAGCGAAAGCCGCATTGTTATCGAAGGTCTGCAGGAAGGGACCGAGGTTTCCGTTATAAATCCCACCAATAAGCAGAAGTCAGGACCACGCTCCAGTTCGATGCTGGCGAGCGGAGCACTGTAA
- a CDS encoding ABC transporter permease, producing the protein MAAPTISLAAIRQFKARYLPDLGLGFQNLLLHKLRSLLTMLGMIFGVAAVIAMLSIGAGARQQAMAFIEQLGVRNLIVEAHEANSWQDWQEARKTSPGLTLQDYRVIRATTRDVVASTPRKKFVPTKLLPKAQGDAPLIYGVEPSYLNIAGLRIVSGRFFDEEDAGSAANVAVLGEAARFALFPQQDPVGKYIKVNDQWLHVIGVAGPQMTSGGAIEGVSSQDLNNLIYVPLNCAMLRLEDNRSGFRDEIDGIYLQLASADDSPTVAEMVRGVLNVSHHGRSDFGILVPAELLAQQKRTQRVFNLVMVAIASISLLVGGIGIMNIMLANILERTREIGVRRAIGARRSDVVRQFLVEAVLISFVGGMLGIVLGMTMSKTIAVLAGWSTVTSISSIVLSFAFSVSVGLIFGLYPAVKAAKLDPVEAIRYE; encoded by the coding sequence ATGGCTGCTCCGACGATATCGCTGGCCGCAATCCGCCAATTCAAGGCTCGTTATCTTCCCGATCTGGGACTTGGCTTCCAGAACCTGCTCCTTCACAAGCTGCGCTCGCTCTTGACGATGCTCGGCATGATCTTCGGTGTCGCCGCTGTGATCGCCATGCTTTCGATTGGCGCCGGAGCGCGCCAGCAGGCGATGGCCTTCATCGAGCAGTTGGGCGTGCGCAACCTCATCGTGGAAGCACATGAGGCGAATTCATGGCAGGACTGGCAGGAGGCGCGCAAGACTTCTCCGGGTTTGACCCTGCAAGACTATCGCGTAATCCGCGCCACTACACGCGACGTAGTTGCATCCACGCCTCGCAAGAAATTCGTTCCAACGAAATTGCTGCCCAAGGCGCAAGGAGATGCCCCTCTCATTTATGGCGTCGAGCCGAGTTATCTGAACATTGCCGGTCTGCGCATTGTGTCTGGACGATTCTTCGATGAAGAAGACGCCGGCTCGGCGGCAAACGTCGCGGTGCTGGGCGAGGCGGCGCGATTTGCGCTGTTTCCGCAGCAAGATCCAGTTGGCAAGTACATCAAGGTAAATGACCAATGGCTGCACGTGATCGGAGTGGCAGGTCCTCAGATGACTTCAGGCGGCGCAATCGAGGGTGTTTCAAGCCAGGATCTGAACAATCTGATTTACGTTCCGCTCAATTGCGCGATGCTGCGCCTCGAAGATAATCGCAGCGGCTTCCGCGATGAGATCGATGGCATCTATCTCCAGCTTGCTTCCGCAGACGATAGCCCCACGGTCGCAGAGATGGTTCGCGGCGTTCTGAACGTCTCGCATCACGGCCGATCAGATTTCGGCATTCTAGTTCCCGCCGAACTGCTGGCACAGCAGAAGCGCACGCAGCGCGTCTTCAACCTGGTGATGGTCGCCATTGCTTCGATCTCGTTGCTGGTCGGCGGCATTGGGATCATGAATATCATGCTCGCCAACATCCTCGAACGTACACGCGAAATCGGCGTTCGGCGCGCAATTGGCGCGCGCCGCAGCGACGTCGTTCGTCAGTTCCTGGTGGAAGCGGTCCTGATCTCGTTCGTGGGGGGAATGCTCGGTATCGTTTTGGGAATGACGATGTCGAAGACCATCGCTGTGCTTGCTGGGTGGTCCACGGTCACCAGCATCAGCTCTATTGTGTTGTCCTTCGCATTCTCGGTTTCCGTTGGATTGATCTTTGGTCTCTATCCTGCGGTCAAAGCCGCCAAGCTCGATCCGGTTGAAGCGATTCGCTACGAATAA
- a CDS encoding TolC family protein, producing the protein MKSAVLRVLALLAVINVASALSAQTFPAPDYFRQAFSFPHVQTQLSGPQSLDEYIVNGKLHLSLQDAIRLMLLNNTEVRISQGQLDQTSFGIGRAYSNFDPVLNASFLPQRSSEPTTTALAGAQTLSQLQQSTNVSYNQQFQSGTNFSLGFSTQRFTTNSSFALFNPSFTSGATFTVGQHLLRGRGYVVNHGPILIAQRNVKQARANFEAQLNDSILGVINQYWNLVEAQKNLAVVQDSLHLAEESYKHDKRALELGALSPLDIYRSEATVAQRRLQVIQAEYAVKPLEDQFRRTIGADLDSRAGALDLDLVQNAEVSGDLMSEDIPTAIETALSKRPELEAVRQQLANDDTSVYIAHNSLQPDLSLTGAYTSNGIGGNVIDTSSGAPVVVARGGLLDALGQVGGFGFPTYSVGLNLRLPIKNRQAEADLGSALVSKRTDLYQFRSRQQAITLEVRNAVHQLEVSKLSLSAAADALDLAKKTLAADQRKYELGAETIFFVLDAQSTVQQAEQSYLQAQIGYQLALAQLDHATGNLLEHNRVLIADSIH; encoded by the coding sequence ATGAAGTCTGCAGTCCTGCGTGTTTTAGCACTACTCGCTGTTATCAATGTTGCGTCAGCGTTGAGCGCTCAGACGTTCCCGGCGCCCGATTACTTTCGCCAAGCGTTCAGCTTTCCACACGTCCAGACGCAGCTCTCGGGCCCGCAAAGCCTCGATGAATACATTGTCAACGGGAAACTCCACCTATCGTTGCAGGACGCGATTCGCTTGATGCTGCTCAACAACACCGAAGTGCGGATCAGTCAGGGGCAGCTCGATCAGACCTCTTTTGGAATCGGCAGAGCATATTCGAACTTTGATCCGGTTCTCAATGCCAGTTTCCTGCCACAACGTTCAAGTGAGCCGACCACCACTGCTCTGGCGGGCGCACAAACGCTGAGTCAGCTGCAGCAAAGCACGAACGTCTCCTACAACCAGCAATTCCAAAGTGGGACAAACTTTTCTCTCGGTTTCAGCACCCAGCGCTTTACCACCAACAGCAGCTTCGCTCTTTTCAATCCATCGTTCACTTCCGGCGCCACATTCACGGTCGGGCAACATCTGCTCCGCGGACGCGGATACGTTGTGAACCACGGTCCAATTCTTATTGCCCAGCGCAATGTGAAGCAGGCGAGAGCTAACTTTGAAGCGCAACTGAACGATTCGATTCTCGGCGTGATCAATCAGTATTGGAATCTCGTAGAAGCGCAAAAGAATCTCGCCGTCGTGCAAGACTCGCTGCATTTAGCCGAGGAATCGTACAAGCACGACAAGCGCGCGCTGGAACTTGGCGCGCTATCGCCGCTCGACATCTATCGCTCCGAAGCTACGGTCGCGCAACGCAGGCTGCAGGTGATTCAAGCGGAATACGCGGTGAAGCCGCTCGAAGACCAGTTCCGCCGCACCATCGGCGCCGATCTCGATTCGCGCGCCGGAGCTCTTGATCTTGACCTCGTCCAGAACGCTGAAGTCTCAGGCGATCTGATGTCGGAGGACATTCCAACAGCTATAGAGACCGCGCTCAGCAAGCGTCCCGAATTGGAAGCGGTGCGCCAACAGCTTGCGAACGATGACACCAGCGTCTATATCGCTCACAATAGCCTCCAACCCGACCTCAGCCTCACTGGCGCATACACGTCGAACGGAATCGGCGGCAATGTGATCGATACATCGAGCGGAGCTCCTGTTGTGGTGGCGCGCGGAGGTTTGCTCGATGCCCTCGGGCAAGTGGGCGGATTCGGATTCCCCACCTACAGCGTTGGACTGAATCTGCGGCTGCCAATTAAGAATCGTCAGGCGGAAGCCGACCTCGGTTCTGCTCTTGTATCGAAGCGAACTGATCTCTATCAATTTCGTTCACGTCAACAGGCCATCACGCTGGAGGTCCGCAACGCCGTTCACCAGCTTGAGGTCAGCAAGCTCTCGCTTTCCGCCGCTGCCGACGCTCTCGATCTCGCAAAGAAAACTCTGGCAGCCGATCAGCGCAAGTACGAGCTAGGCGCTGAGACGATCTTCTTCGTGCTCGACGCGCAGAGTACGGTTCAGCAGGCCGAACAGAGCTACCTGCAGGCACAGATCGGGTACCAGCTTGCGCTTGCTCAACTCGATCACGCAACCGGCAATCTACTCGAGCACAATCGTGTGCTCATCGCCGATTCGATTCACTGA
- a CDS encoding glycoside hydrolase family 3 C-terminal domain-containing protein: MNIPPFVGALLLFSVATLAVGQQASPEVPASAPYENASLPLEQRVDDLVSRMTLEEKVSQLGHTADAVPRLGIPEYNWWNEGLHGVARAGVATVFPQAIGMAATFDEPLMHQIATVISTEFRAKYNAERHPDGSTEWYRGLTVWSPNINIFRDPRWGRGQETYGEDPFLTSRMGLAFVTGLQGDDPKYLKTVATPKHFAVHSGPEPTRHSVDVQASRHDMEDTYLPAFRTTVMQGKAESVMCAYNSLNGQPACANNVLLDEHLRHDWGFQGYVVSDCGAVTDISDNHHFTKTMEEGVAAAIKAGTDLICGNPRTRVKTERDAALKAVQEGILSEADIDRAMKRLFTARFRLGMFDPPSAVPFSQIGISENDTEQHRQLALRTARESLVLLKNQNNFLPLKKTYQTIAVIGPDADNLDALVGNYNGTPSHPVTIVDGIRKRFSQSKIVYSQGVGLTGPIVRAIPSDSLFTDASRKQHGLKADYFGNVDLKGAPVMSRVDADVNFAWGDRGISPQLLKNYSVRWTGIIVPPTTGDYLVGFTGQDGFRMWLDGKLVAEEWTIHHPADTITTKVHLDKGHAYSVKIEYFQTIRSAEARLVWSKPGDGQDVINVARNSDLVIMVLGLSPRIEGEEMNVHTEGFAGGDRTSLDLPAPQKELLEQIYALGKPMILVLTNGSALGVNWAEEHVPAILEAWYPGEEGGTAVAEAIAGDFSPGGRLPVTFYKSIDQLPAFEDYSMAKRTYRYFDGEPLYPFGYGLSYTTFAYRNLQIDNPNVAADGTVRLSVDVVNTGQKKAEEVVELYLAHQGVQGAAIRALKGFQRITLDAGDQRTVSFALSGRDLGIVDPEGKHRIVPGTVDVWIGGGQPISRNGTTPAGVKGQFSITSEVTLPD; this comes from the coding sequence ATGAACATTCCGCCTTTTGTAGGTGCTCTTCTGCTGTTCTCTGTCGCAACGCTAGCTGTTGGCCAACAGGCGTCTCCTGAAGTCCCGGCCAGCGCACCTTATGAGAACGCTTCGCTTCCCCTTGAGCAACGCGTTGACGATCTCGTCTCTCGCATGACGCTGGAGGAGAAAGTCTCTCAACTAGGGCACACGGCCGACGCCGTTCCCCGTTTGGGAATTCCAGAATACAACTGGTGGAACGAAGGCTTGCACGGAGTTGCACGCGCAGGAGTCGCGACTGTCTTTCCGCAGGCGATCGGGATGGCGGCAACTTTCGACGAGCCGCTGATGCATCAGATCGCCACGGTAATCAGCACGGAATTTCGCGCTAAGTACAACGCCGAGCGTCATCCGGACGGATCTACCGAGTGGTATCGCGGTCTTACCGTCTGGTCGCCGAACATCAACATCTTCCGTGACCCGCGCTGGGGACGCGGGCAGGAGACCTATGGCGAAGATCCATTCCTCACGTCGCGCATGGGGCTCGCGTTCGTCACCGGTCTTCAGGGTGACGACCCGAAGTACCTGAAGACGGTTGCGACTCCCAAGCACTTCGCCGTACACAGCGGACCGGAGCCAACTCGGCACTCCGTCGACGTGCAGGCGTCGCGTCACGACATGGAAGACACGTACCTTCCTGCGTTTCGCACGACCGTCATGCAGGGCAAAGCCGAGTCGGTGATGTGCGCGTACAACTCGCTGAATGGACAGCCTGCATGTGCTAACAACGTGCTCCTTGATGAACATTTGCGGCACGACTGGGGATTTCAGGGCTATGTCGTTTCAGATTGCGGAGCTGTGACTGACATCTCGGACAACCATCACTTCACCAAAACGATGGAAGAAGGCGTTGCTGCGGCGATCAAAGCAGGCACGGATCTGATTTGCGGCAATCCGCGAACTCGCGTAAAGACCGAACGCGATGCCGCGCTCAAAGCCGTGCAGGAGGGTATTCTCAGTGAGGCCGATATCGACCGCGCGATGAAGCGTCTGTTCACTGCGCGTTTCCGCCTTGGGATGTTCGATCCACCCAGCGCTGTTCCCTTCTCTCAGATTGGAATCTCCGAAAACGATACGGAACAGCACCGCCAACTAGCATTGAGAACGGCTCGCGAGTCCCTGGTGCTGTTGAAGAATCAAAACAACTTTCTTCCTTTGAAGAAAACGTATCAGACCATTGCAGTCATCGGTCCGGATGCTGACAATCTCGACGCACTGGTCGGCAATTACAATGGCACGCCATCTCATCCGGTGACAATTGTCGATGGAATCCGCAAGCGTTTTTCGCAATCAAAGATTGTTTACTCGCAGGGAGTAGGACTCACCGGCCCGATCGTACGGGCGATTCCCTCTGACTCGCTCTTTACCGACGCCTCCCGCAAGCAGCACGGCTTGAAAGCGGACTATTTCGGGAATGTCGATCTCAAAGGCGCTCCGGTCATGAGTCGGGTTGACGCCGACGTAAATTTTGCCTGGGGAGATCGCGGCATCTCACCGCAACTGCTCAAGAACTATTCCGTGCGCTGGACTGGAATCATCGTTCCTCCGACAACGGGCGACTATCTCGTAGGCTTCACCGGGCAGGATGGATTCCGCATGTGGCTCGACGGCAAGCTCGTCGCCGAAGAATGGACGATTCATCATCCCGCCGACACCATCACCACGAAGGTCCATCTCGACAAAGGTCATGCGTACTCGGTGAAGATCGAATACTTCCAGACGATCCGCAGCGCCGAAGCGCGCCTGGTTTGGAGCAAGCCCGGCGATGGTCAGGACGTCATCAATGTCGCTCGCAATTCCGATTTGGTAATCATGGTTCTCGGACTTTCCCCGCGCATCGAAGGCGAAGAGATGAACGTCCACACCGAAGGATTTGCCGGCGGCGATCGCACCAGCCTCGATCTTCCCGCGCCCCAGAAAGAACTTCTCGAACAGATTTATGCCTTGGGAAAACCGATGATTCTGGTCCTCACCAACGGAAGCGCGTTGGGCGTGAATTGGGCCGAGGAGCACGTTCCCGCGATCCTCGAAGCGTGGTATCCAGGTGAAGAAGGAGGAACCGCCGTGGCCGAGGCGATCGCCGGCGATTTCAGCCCCGGCGGCCGCCTGCCGGTCACCTTCTACAAATCCATTGACCAGCTACCCGCGTTCGAAGACTACTCAATGGCGAAGCGCACCTATCGCTACTTCGACGGCGAACCACTATATCCATTCGGCTACGGGCTGAGTTACACGACGTTCGCATACCGCAACCTGCAGATCGACAATCCGAACGTTGCGGCGGATGGAACGGTGCGTCTCTCAGTCGATGTGGTGAACACCGGCCAAAAGAAAGCGGAGGAAGTCGTCGAACTGTATCTCGCGCACCAGGGAGTCCAGGGAGCAGCAATACGTGCGCTGAAAGGATTCCAACGCATCACGCTTGATGCAGGAGATCAACGTACCGTGTCTTTTGCATTGAGCGGTCGAGACTTAGGAATCGTGGATCCGGAGGGCAAGCACCGGATTGTACCCGGCACCGTCGATGTGTGGATTGGAGGTGGCCAGCCGATTTCCCGAAATGGAACTACGCCTGCGGGCGTGAAAGGACAGTTCTCGATCACATCGGAAGTTACTTTGCCGGATTAG
- a CDS encoding M1 family metallopeptidase: MRNLIFACVLLLCCSGAEAQRLPTGVVPEHYQLSFTPDLKTATFAGDEVIDVRILKPTKLITLNAAEIKFTSAMVEIHGTPESARVTVDPDREQATIIAPSTLAAGSTRLHIVFTGILNDKLRGFYLSRTAKRGYAVTQFEPTDARRAFPCFDEPDKKATFDITLIVDKGDTAISNEKLVSDTPGPEPDKHTLKFATTKKLSTYLVAMLVGDFECVGGSADDIPIRACATPDKKDQGKFALEAAEYIMHFYNDYFGIKYPFGKLDLIAIPDFEAGAMENAGAITYRESEMLLDPKIATVDNYHLVASVVAHEMAHQWFGDLVTMKWWDNLWLNEGFATWMESKPVQKWKPEWHAELEDVADTSRTLSLDALKNTRPIRQKAETPDEINELFDGIAYGKAAAVLRMVEHYVDPELFRKGVQNYLRAHSYGNATAEDFWNAITAASNKPADKIMSSFVVQAGEPLLHISQDPQLTISQERFFADRQLLGTSQQMWTIPVCWRAASSDSTASCLLMQSRGQETKMSESTPVFANANGRGYYRTEYDAPLRDKLTQVLESGLNPAERISMLGDEWALVHVGRISISHYLDLTSHLKGDRQRQVWEEVLTSLEYINDKLVSDQDRDQFRQFVRTLLKPPYTATANTGDVEEKALHADLFETLGLIGRDPDVIAEARQITDKALQNPDNVDSLMASPAMEIAATQGDQALFERFVKALNGTSDQVLRRRYMSALSHFENPEILPKAVQLGTSSAIRNQDAAYYLSDFLRHPETRQLAWKYIETHWSDVEKQLTTSSASRIVTAAGQFCNEDAASNVSAFFKVHPLPASERALRQAVERINSCTDLKKLQGSNLQSWLADHSSAQASGN, from the coding sequence ATGAGAAATCTGATTTTTGCCTGTGTATTGTTGCTTTGTTGCTCCGGAGCCGAGGCGCAGCGCCTGCCAACCGGAGTCGTGCCCGAACATTACCAGCTCAGCTTTACTCCCGATTTGAAAACCGCAACGTTTGCTGGGGACGAAGTTATCGACGTTCGAATTCTCAAGCCTACGAAGCTGATTACGCTGAATGCGGCTGAAATCAAGTTCACCTCCGCTATGGTGGAAATCCACGGCACTCCTGAATCGGCAAGAGTCACAGTCGATCCCGATCGAGAACAGGCGACGATCATCGCTCCGAGCACGCTCGCTGCGGGTTCGACACGTCTGCACATTGTCTTTACAGGCATATTGAACGACAAACTGCGCGGATTCTATTTGAGCCGGACGGCGAAACGCGGCTATGCGGTCACGCAGTTTGAGCCGACCGATGCTCGCCGAGCTTTTCCGTGCTTCGACGAGCCGGACAAGAAAGCTACGTTCGACATCACGCTGATCGTTGATAAAGGCGACACGGCAATCTCGAATGAGAAGCTGGTCTCCGACACTCCTGGCCCTGAGCCAGACAAGCACACTCTGAAGTTCGCGACCACCAAGAAGCTCTCGACATATCTGGTCGCAATGTTGGTTGGTGACTTCGAATGCGTAGGTGGCTCGGCCGACGACATCCCGATTCGCGCCTGCGCCACGCCCGACAAAAAAGATCAAGGCAAGTTTGCGCTCGAAGCTGCCGAGTACATCATGCATTTCTACAACGACTACTTCGGCATCAAGTATCCATTCGGGAAACTTGATCTCATTGCGATCCCCGACTTCGAAGCCGGAGCCATGGAGAACGCCGGAGCGATCACTTATCGCGAGAGCGAGATGCTGCTCGATCCCAAGATTGCAACCGTGGACAACTATCATCTCGTCGCGTCGGTCGTAGCCCATGAGATGGCGCATCAGTGGTTCGGCGATCTGGTCACCATGAAATGGTGGGACAATCTCTGGCTGAACGAAGGCTTCGCCACCTGGATGGAATCGAAGCCAGTCCAAAAGTGGAAGCCGGAATGGCACGCCGAACTCGAAGACGTTGCGGATACGAGTCGCACGCTTTCGCTCGACGCCCTGAAGAACACGCGCCCGATCCGTCAAAAGGCCGAAACGCCTGATGAAATCAACGAGCTGTTTGACGGCATTGCATACGGCAAAGCTGCGGCGGTGCTGCGCATGGTCGAGCACTACGTTGATCCCGAACTCTTCCGCAAAGGCGTGCAGAACTATCTTCGAGCACACTCTTACGGCAATGCCACTGCAGAAGACTTCTGGAACGCGATCACAGCGGCCTCGAATAAGCCGGCTGACAAGATCATGTCGAGCTTCGTCGTTCAAGCCGGCGAACCACTGCTGCATATTTCCCAGGACCCCCAGCTCACGATCTCGCAGGAGCGATTCTTTGCCGACAGACAACTGCTTGGCACATCGCAGCAGATGTGGACTATTCCGGTTTGCTGGCGAGCCGCCTCTTCCGATAGCACGGCATCTTGTCTGCTGATGCAGAGTCGCGGTCAGGAAACGAAAATGTCCGAATCGACTCCGGTATTCGCGAATGCCAATGGACGCGGTTACTATCGCACCGAATACGACGCTCCACTTCGGGACAAGCTGACGCAAGTATTGGAGTCCGGACTCAATCCCGCCGAACGCATTTCGATGCTGGGCGACGAGTGGGCGCTCGTGCATGTTGGACGAATCTCGATCAGCCACTATCTCGACCTGACGTCTCACTTAAAGGGAGACCGGCAGCGTCAGGTCTGGGAGGAGGTCCTAACCAGTCTGGAGTACATCAACGACAAGCTCGTCAGCGATCAGGATCGCGATCAGTTCCGCCAGTTCGTGCGCACGCTGCTGAAGCCGCCTTACACCGCAACTGCAAACACAGGCGATGTGGAAGAGAAGGCACTCCATGCCGATCTCTTCGAAACGCTCGGACTGATTGGCCGGGATCCTGACGTTATCGCCGAAGCCCGCCAGATCACCGACAAGGCGCTGCAGAATCCCGACAACGTAGATTCCCTGATGGCTTCGCCGGCCATGGAAATCGCCGCAACGCAGGGAGACCAGGCGCTCTTCGAGCGTTTCGTAAAGGCATTGAACGGAACATCCGATCAGGTTTTGCGTCGCCGCTACATGAGTGCGCTTTCCCATTTTGAAAATCCGGAGATTCTGCCAAAAGCGGTTCAACTTGGAACATCGAGTGCCATTCGCAACCAGGACGCCGCATACTATCTCAGCGATTTCCTCCGCCATCCTGAGACTCGCCAGCTCGCCTGGAAGTACATTGAGACGCATTGGAGCGATGTCGAGAAGCAGCTCACGACCTCGAGCGCATCGAGAATCGTGACCGCAGCCGGTCAGTTCTGCAACGAGGATGCAGCTTCGAACGTAAGCGCGTTCTTCAAAGTGCATCCGCTTCCGGCGTCGGAACGCGCGTTGCGTCAGGCTGTCGAGCGCATCAACTCATGCACCGACCTGAAGAAGCTGCAAGGCTCGAACCTGCAATCGTGGCTGGCAGATCACAGCAGTGCGCAGGCCAGTGGGAACTGA
- the hutI gene encoding imidazolonepropionase translates to MIAPDQPGLTTPLLLTNIGQLLALTHPSGKEQPRRRADLAELSIVYDAAVLIRNGRIAEAGRESDITRNLAGEDLQNFDCAGGVVLPGFVDSHTHPVFTSPRLIDFEQRIQGSTYDEIAKAGGGIRSSLEGVRSASPQELSCKVLRVCERMQRSGTTTVEAKSGYGLSTDSELKSLHAIRCAATRWHGTVVPTLLAAHVVPSEFQGKSDEYVDVICKEMIPKAAEENLARFVDVFCERGAFSLQQTERVFAAAKRSGLDVRAHVCQFTPHDLSSLAEFDPASFDHLDCLRDRDLEALAGQNTIATLLPGASYFLAHSYPMARRLIDAGAAVALATDFNPGTSPTTSMTLMLSMACTQMRMSPGEAISAATINGAHALRLASRKGSIEPGKDADLAIFDVKDYREICYWFGTEHCRATVLNGKLAVH, encoded by the coding sequence GTGATTGCTCCCGACCAGCCAGGACTCACAACACCACTACTCCTGACCAACATCGGTCAATTGCTTGCGTTGACGCACCCAAGTGGCAAAGAGCAGCCGAGACGCAGGGCCGACTTAGCCGAGCTTAGCATCGTATATGACGCAGCAGTTCTGATTCGGAACGGCAGGATAGCCGAAGCTGGTCGCGAAAGCGACATCACTCGCAACTTAGCCGGGGAAGATCTGCAGAATTTCGACTGCGCTGGCGGCGTAGTCCTGCCAGGATTTGTCGACTCTCACACCCATCCAGTCTTTACCTCTCCCAGGCTGATCGATTTCGAGCAGCGCATTCAGGGGAGCACCTACGATGAAATCGCCAAAGCTGGAGGCGGTATTCGCTCCAGCCTGGAAGGCGTGAGGAGCGCAAGCCCTCAAGAGCTGTCTTGCAAGGTACTGCGCGTCTGCGAGCGAATGCAGAGATCGGGAACGACGACGGTGGAAGCTAAATCCGGTTACGGCTTGAGTACCGATTCCGAACTCAAGTCGCTGCATGCGATTCGCTGCGCGGCAACTCGCTGGCATGGAACCGTTGTTCCTACTCTGCTTGCGGCTCACGTAGTTCCTTCAGAGTTCCAGGGTAAGTCAGACGAATACGTGGACGTAATCTGCAAAGAGATGATTCCCAAGGCCGCGGAAGAGAACCTCGCTCGATTCGTTGACGTCTTCTGCGAGCGTGGAGCTTTCTCTCTACAGCAGACCGAGCGCGTATTCGCAGCTGCCAAACGATCGGGCTTGGATGTGCGCGCACATGTATGCCAATTCACCCCGCACGATCTTTCAAGCCTCGCGGAATTCGATCCCGCTTCGTTCGATCACCTCGATTGCCTGCGTGACAGAGATCTTGAAGCTCTTGCCGGACAGAACACCATCGCCACGCTGCTTCCGGGAGCTTCGTATTTCCTCGCGCACTCGTATCCAATGGCACGACGCTTGATCGATGCCGGCGCTGCAGTCGCGCTAGCGACAGATTTCAATCCGGGAACGTCGCCCACGACGAGCATGACATTGATGCTCTCGATGGCTTGTACGCAGATGCGGATGAGTCCGGGGGAGGCGATCTCGGCAGCGACGATCAACGGAGCGCACGCACTGCGACTCGCCAGTCGCAAGGGAAGTATTGAGCCAGGAAAAGACGCTGACCTGGCCATTTTCGATGTGAAAGATTATCGCGAGATTTGCTACTGGTTCGGCACTGAACATTGCCGCGCCACAGTGCTGAACGGCAAACTCGCTGTACATTGA